The region ATAAACAACATATAAACAAGTCAGCTTAAAAAGTTGATCCTTTATAACCGGAACCAAGCAGCTATTGCCAGACACAGATTTAAGATCCTGTTCTATTTCTGCAATGCAGAGAATGATCATCGTGATCCAATTAAACACCTGACCATGAGCGATGTCTTTCCAGATCAAACTAGATGACCATGAAATACTAACTGGCATACTGCACACTTCATAATATACACAACTGTActgcaatattttttatgtttttgaaaaaagtcccttatgctcagcaaggctgcaaatatttgatcaaacattcagtaaaaacagtaatattgtgaaatattattacaatttaaaagaactgttttctatttgaatatatattttatttatttctgtgatagcaatgctgaattttcagcatcataacatatttttttctggattttttgataaatagaaaactaaagctaaaaaaaaaaacacgcaaatttatttagttatttatctattttatcattataaaaggtatttactgtcacttttaatcagtttaatgcatccttgcagcaaaatataattccttaaaaaaaaaaatccttttcaccccaaattttttaataatgtgtagatagatagatagatagatagatatatagacagatatatatatagatagatagatagatagatagatagatagatagatagtttgcaAACAAACACATCCTCCCATCAGTCTCAACTCTAGCCTTTCATTCATTCCCTCAGTCCATGGATGAAATCCTATCTCCGCTTACATGCTGCAATCATCTATTAACTTATTTGCGTCTGTCTCCATAGCAACCCTGCTCTGGTCGAGCTGCTGACGTCTCCCCGAGAGCTCAGTTGAACCGTGAACTCCAGCTGTCTGACAGAATGAGAGGAGAAAGGACTCGGAGGACTCGGGAGGCAGGAAACATTCAGACATCATCTGTACTGACACTCCGCAGCCACAGAAAACACTAAAGAGGAACCGTTCTTCTGCTACACAGCACAGAGCATCATATCAGATGATAAATGAGACCACACCGCACAGATAATTAAGCTTTCCCTTCTCGCAATTACACATTTCCATGAGCATGAATCACACTTACACAGGCAAGTTTACCAAACAGTTGTGCCAGTTTTGTGTGCAGTGTGAAATACAGTGTCATATTCACTTATTaatcacaatacattttaataaggTTCAAAATGTGCTGAGTTTGCCTCAAATATTCACCtgcagttcagccaaaaatgaaaattctgtcatcatttatataTAGTTTGATAAATAACAGATGCTGGTATCTATTTACTTCCAGAGTATGGGAAAAAAGTATTATGTAAGCCAATGGGAACcataaactgtttggttactcacattcttcaaaatgtgtgtgtgtgtgtgtgtgtgtgtttagtagaacaaaaaaatgcacacactgctttttaaaacaatatatttatgatgacaatatttctttaaatgatgATTAAATGATAGAGAAgaacattatataaaatttttgtaGAGCTGTTATTGTGAtctagaacaaaaataaaattgaaatcagtaaaattaaaacaaaaaacaattacaaagaatacaaaagcacataacaaattcctaaaatgtaactgtaattaaaatgaaaacttaaaatataaaaaataaaataacaaaaaaatggataatatatacatatataaatatatgtatatattacacacacacacacacacacacacagacacacacaaataaataaataaaaataactgaagtTAACActaagtatacacacacacacaaaatataaaataaagagtatatatgtataaaagagatgatgatgatgatgatatacaCATACTAAATGAGCACTGGTTCAAACTTACAGCTGATCCTGCAGCTCCAGTATGATGATCTCCAGCTGCTTTTTCTCCTCTTTGTGGCTATTTTCGGTGTCTTTGAGCCGTTGCAGTAGAGATTTATTCTGAGAGACAGACTCAGAGAGCTGAGCTTCCCTCAGACACACCAGCTCCTCCAGATAACcctaaacaattataataattaatgtgtCCTGTGTCAGTTTTATTTTGGTCTTGTTCCCAGGTTCCCCCAGGTTGTCTCTTTTATCTAACACACCTGACTGACTCATGTGCTCATCAGTTCCGACCCAACAACCTGATCTGAGGGTGCCAGACTAGATACTGAAAATATGACGCAGGAGCACTGAGAATCACTGATCTAGAACATATTCACGCTCAGTTTTTTACATTCAAAGTTCATCTCACATGATAGTGAAACTTGTATACTGATTACTGTATATGacacacagtgtatatatatataaaaaccaaaTGTAAACAACATGCAGCGTGGCTGACTAAAAATAATCATCTTGCTTTTTTGCAGTCGAATTAGTATAGAAAGGAATGTTAAAATTCTTGGTAGATTATTGACACAGTTAGCAAATATGAATACTTAAGGGAATAAAGACTTTTCATAgcaattttaaagtaattttagaattttataaaaacagcaaagacttttgaaaatgaaaatgacaattataataatgAGGTTTTAACAACAATTGTATATGCTTAGTATGAGTGGTGATTGTCTGGGTgatgaagataaaaaaagaatagaaatgcCTTTTTGGAATTAAAtttgaaaattacttttttcttttttgcaaagcAGTACAGTATCAGAATCAGTGTTTATACTATCAATCAAAAGTATGAAgtcagtaattatatatatatatatatatataaaatttcattcaacaaggatgcattaaattgacagtaaagtgACAGTTAATAATTTTTGGAttgttacataaataaataaaataaattgtattgaaCATGTCACcattttctcagtaaatatatttctatgggtgctgttgacatgaaattttcaccagatgtcggtaacaacccaagtaatccatacagattaagaaaagaaaataagttcagaaattaagttccGAGCAATAAAGTGGAATGACAATTTACAATACATCGTGTGTTATGTATTACAAAATGCTgaatttacaaatatttgttaaTGCGGCATGCTCAAAGATCTGCATGCACATCAAATGAAAACCAAGAAAAGGGAGGCTCACAGTGTGCGGGCAATATATGTGGGTATTCTATGCATACAAAAATTCAGTATTCTGCACACAGTAGGCTATACATACTGCAAAAAAAGTATGAATAGTAGTCACCCTCACCTTCTGTTCCATCACGACTCTGTATTTCTGCTCTAGTCTTTTGCTCTTGCTGTACCAGGTGCTCTGATCGGCCAGCAGACTGGCAGCCATGTGGGATTCAGGAGTGCCTGCTTCACTGCCGCTGCTGCCCAGCGTTCTCATCTCCTCCTCATCGCTGCTAATGCTGTCAGaactacagcacacacacatacataatattCAGTCTCATGCATTAGGAAGGCCTAAAGCATGTTCACAAAGCCAGCATGTTCATATGTGGGTTTTTGTGTAGTGCTCTTACGTTTGTGTGAATTTTAGGTACGGTGTGTAGTCAATGACGACAGGACAGCTCTCATCAAGCCCCTCCCCTTTCAGACAGAAACTGTCAATCAAGAATGAAAATTTCAGCATAAGCCAACAAATGCACTTTATTTGATGAGAATGTCACTGTGGCAGAGTATTGTGTGCAGTGATGATCCTACAAAACAATAAAGTGTGGCTCGTGTCAGCAGGTGTTTATAGAGCACCACCCAtataataaatcatcatcatcCTGTCCTGCTGTGGCACAGCTGAATGTCACTGCCACCCACAGAAAGGAAGTGAATGAACATGAATATACCTGAAGTCAATGGCATTCAGTCCAATCAGAGTATCTGCAAGAAGCCCCGCCTCCTCACCCAGAACCACAGCCCCCTCCTCAAAAAACCTcctgacaaacaaacacacaaaactgatGAAGACCAGAGAACCATaattagcacaactgttttcagcactgataataataaatgtttcctgtGCAGCATATCTAAAAATGCTGTGGAAAGATACCTTGTAGTTTTGAAGTCTCTCAGAGCTGCAGAGATATATTCAGACAAACGCTTCTCCATTAAAGCCACTCTTATCCAGGCACGACCCTGAGAGAAAGAACGAGAGAGGGATGCTCTTACCTGCCAACCACTAAAGCCTTTACACTGAAGTAACATCACAACAATTGAGCCGACAATCTGTCTTAGCTGACCGCTTGTGATCGCATCATCTGAGACGGATGACAAAACAGGACAAGTCTGATCTGGGAGTTTCTTGTATCTTCTATGTGACAGCATGGTGAAATGCGACACCAAACCAGTTATTTTTGTaaacctgttgttgttgttgttgttgttatctaaagctaaatctattaaaaactatttcccataataaaaaatgaaaaatatgaaaaaaaaaaaaaatacatagacatgtaataaaacatatataaatattaactaaaaacatattttgcattggcaactaactaaaataaaattaataaaaaaaaaataaaaaaaaaataaaatgaacacgaaaaaattttttttttattaaaataaaaactaaaactgaaatttagaaatgttgcattagcaactaattaaatattttttaaataatacaaatgacaaatgcATGTAACAGAATTGCTAAAacgtaaactaaaatgaaaatattaactaatatataaaaaacagataataataatacaaaaatgacaCTGCAATACAGACGTATATGCATCCTGACCTTTGCTTTAGAGCTGCGGACGTTCTCCATGTTCTCGATGCTGTGGATGCAGCTGTGGGGGACTTTACTGCACGCTATACGTATATAATCCCAGAAACTGCGAGGGCTCTCATAGCCAAACCAGCTGACCTGACCTACAGCCGGAAAACACACACAATGAGTCCTCAAGAAGAGCTCTGTATTCATTAAGACGCAAGACtcttcttgagaaaaaaaaacaaaaacactgattttTGCATCCAGACATTGTGGGCAAATATCTGAGCTAGTAACTGAAAGGGTTGAATCTGACAACTGATGAGCTcctcagggatttttttttgctttttaagcCATTTCAGAGAACATACATAAACATGGAAAGATTAAATATTGCTGAAAGGCTGAAAGAAGAGATATGTAAGTGAGAGTGAGAGCTGCTTTTTCATGCTGTCGTCTGAGCTATTCGAACCCAAAATGAGACACTCAGTGCTGTATTTATACCTCATTACAgcagctggagtgtgtgtgtgtgtgtgtgtgtgtgtgtgggccttTTATCAGCATGTATCACAGCATCACTATGTGATGGTGTGTGAAGCTTCCGGCAGAGCGTGTGTCAGTTCATTTGTTCTCTAAGGCTCTGTCAGTAATATTATAACttataaaagttattattatatatataaaaaatttatatttttccaaaaaatgaataaataaatacataaaaacaccgGTAATTTAGTTTAATGACCACTCTCTTTCTAAGAATGCAAAAGGCAGTATTTTTCTATAGTACATTCAAATGTAAATGCTCTATTCACATATGAAATAATACAGGTGTTTTGCAGTGCTCACACACGTTGAGGATTTATTATCAAATCCAGGTCAGTTTGCTAAAAATGTGCTGCTCCGATCAAGATGAAATGCAGTTTCCAATTTCCAAGTGTAACAAGAATGTATGATCGTATGATTCTTCCTCACCTTTGAGTCTATGGCTGAGAATATGTTCTAGAATGGAGACGAAGTTGATGAACTCAGCAGACGTGTCGTCTATCGTCTCAAAACATGAGCGATCAATGAGGGTCTTCACTGAGAACCTGtgtactcaaacacacacaatcacaatcatGAGCACTAAGAAATCTACACAATACCGTTTAAAAACACAAACGTTTCTAATAGCTTGCAAGGTAAAGAACTGACAAGCTTAAGTTATACAAATACTTAACATAATTGTGCTGCCTTTGAAGATCTGGTCATATTTTAATGCATCTcctaatgcattataatatataatttaatgctcagttattatttacattttatatttagattttaaagttcaacattattatatataacaaaaaaaatatttttagttaacaataactaaCTCTCAGCAAAGAGACAAATAAAACTCTCAGCAAAGAGACAAATAAACGTCTAAATCAGAGCTATAATAATCTGAGTCTTCTTTTTAAAACCCCCAAAAGAGCATTTGAGAGTCAAAGGAGATATCTTGTGTTTTGTGGAGCGCCATTAGTGCCGTTTATTATGGGCTCATCAAATGTAATTATGGCATAAATGAGTGTCCTTTTCATTATCGCCGGCTCCTGTGCTTTTATGTGTCTCCTCATGACTTCCAAATACCCAGCAGCCTTCGTGCAAATGTCATTTCAGAGGTAATTTCACTTCTGACATTTCTTTTCTAGAACACACGGAGCAAATGTGGGGACAAAAGAATAAGGTTTGAGAGTAATGGTTAAATATCATCTTAAGCAAACATCCTTaagtttgtgtgtattttttttttgggacgtTAAAATACACCCTCTTAAgcctaaaactataaaaaaaaaatttttggtaattgaaataaatctatataagaAATTTTATCTTGTCCGCTAACTGaagtaaataagtaataaaataaaagtacattttttttaaaaaacctaaTAGAAAATTATAAAAGGACAGGATAAAATTCTTATAACATAAACGAAGATTAAAATGAGAACTGAGAATATAAAGTAAcgtaattcaaaatattcataaatagtATAATTGTATAAATCATCCTAAAATAAATGCAAGTATGATAATGGAAAAATGTATGCAATGTAATGATGTCACATAGCATCAATTATCATATAAGTGCTTGAATTGTTTGGTGATACACAGTATTTTATGGCACAAATAGAGATGCGAAATTACTTTAAAATAGCCTGATGCAACCATCTCCAAAAATTTTATTTCTGAAGAAGCCATCCTGTGACATCTCCCGTCGATTTCTTCTTTGAAGTGATCATTTCAGGAGCATTGATCTAGAGCAATTATtcagattacaatcaaatatCTTTATTCAAGACTTTCTGACAAATAGTGAACGTTCTTTCATGATTCTCTGAACGTCACAGACTGTGTTAtcactc is a window of Carassius auratus strain Wakin chromosome 16, ASM336829v1, whole genome shotgun sequence DNA encoding:
- the rundc3b gene encoding RUN domain-containing protein 3B isoform X1, which produces MASLNLGFNGARKKTAARIRAVERRNLITVCRFSVKTLIDRSCFETIDDTSAEFINFVSILEHILSHRLKGQVSWFGYESPRSFWDYIRIACSKVPHSCIHSIENMENVRSSKAKGRAWIRVALMEKRLSEYISAALRDFKTTRRFFEEGAVVLGEEAGLLADTLIGLNAIDFSFCLKGEGLDESCPVVIDYTPYLKFTQTSDSISSDEEEMRTLGSSGSEAGTPESHMAASLLADQSTWYSKSKRLEQKYRVVMEQKGYLEELVCLREAQLSESVSQNKSLLQRLKDTENSHKEEKKQLEIIILELQDQLTVMKNYDLRSRQELTSHLTNQWPSPGALDTNAVALDTLLYRKRTAPWEEKSFQSLEQLSADMSLSQTSLEPAQLNTHSLESKAGLTHWHREGLRWKEDTPSLRGLCGSLTSVASYKSLASLKSSEYLASPTTDMTSPGLTPS
- the rundc3b gene encoding RUN domain-containing protein 3B isoform X2 gives rise to the protein MASLNLGFNGARKKTAARIRAVERRNLITVCRFSVKTLIDRSCFETIDDTSAEFINFVSILEHILSHRLKGQVSWFGYESPRSFWDYIRIACSKVPHSCIHSIENMENVRSSKAKGRAWIRVALMEKRLSEYISAALRDFKTTRRFFEEGAVVLGEEAGLLADTLIGLNAIDFSFCLKGEGLDESCPVVIDYTPYLKFTQTSDSISSDEEEMRTLGSSGSEAGTPESHMAASLLADQSTWYSKSKRLEQKYRVVMEQKGYLEELVCLREAQLSESVSQNKSLLQRLKDTENSHKEEKKQLEIIILELQDQLTVMKNYDLRSRQELTSHLTNQWPSPGALDTNAVALDTLLYRKRTAPWEEKSFQSLEQLSADMSLSQTSLEPAQLNTHSLESKAGLTHWHREGKEDTPSLRGLCGSLTSVASYKSLASLKSSEYLASPTTDMTSPGLTPS
- the rundc3b gene encoding RUN domain-containing protein 3B isoform X3 — protein: MASLNLGFNGARKKTAARIRAVERRNLITVCRFSVKTLIDRSCFETIDDTSAEFINFVSILEHILSHRLKGQVSWFGYESPRSFWDYIRIACSKVPHSCIHSIENMENVRSSKAKGRAWIRVALMEKRLSEYISAALRDFKTTRRFFEEGAVVLGEEAGLLADTLIGLNAIDFSFCLKGEGLDESCPVVIDYTPYLKFTQTSDSISSDEEEMRTLGSSGSEAGTPESHMAASLLADQSTWYSKSKRLEQKYRVVMEQKGYLEELVCLREAQLSESVSQNKSLLQRLKDTENSHKEEKKQLEIIILELQDQLTVMKNYDLRSRQELTSHLTNQWPSPGALDTNAVALDTLLYRKRTAPWEEKSFQSLEQLSADMSLSQTSLEPAQLNTHSLESKAGLTHWHREGLRCVCGKRILRL